The window attcaagggctttattggcatgggaaacatgtgttaacattgccaaagcaagtgaggtagacaacatacaaagtgaatatataaagtgaaaaacaacaaaaattaacagtaaacattacacatacagaagtttcaaaacagtaaagacattacaaatgtcatattatatatatacagtgttctaacaatgtacaaatggctaaaggacacaagataaaataaataagcataaatatgggttgtatttacaatggtgtttgttcttcactggttgcccttttctcgtggcaacaggtcacaaatcttgctgctgtgatggcacactgtggaatttcacccctCTCTGGGGGTgaaatttctctctctgtctctctctctctccctctctctctctctctctctctctctctctctctgtctctctctctctctctctgtctctctctgtctctgtctctgtctctctctgtctctctctctctctgtctctctctgtctctgtctctgtctctgtctctgtctctgtctctgtctctctctctctgtctctctctctctctgtctctctctctctctctgtctctgtctctgtctctgcctctgtctctgtctctgtctctctctctgtctctctctctctctctctctctctctctgtctctctctctctctgtctctctctgtctctgtctctgtctctgtctctctctctctctgtctctctctctgtctctgtctctgtctctgtctctgtctctgtctctgtctctgtctctgtctctgtctctgtctctgtctctgtctctgtctctctctctctctctctgtctctctctctctgtctctctctgtctctgtctctgtctctctctctgtctctctctctctctctctctctctctctctctgtctctgtctctgtctctgtctctctctctgtctctctctctctgtctctctctctctctgtctctctctgtctctgtctctgtctctctgtctctctctgtctctctctctcattattatTACAGTATGCTCCCTGCAGCTTCCTAACTGGCCTCCCAATGTCCCTTCAGTCATTGGAGGAATAAAGCAGACAGAGTATGAAACGTTCTTGTCATTCTGAGGTTTAAATTGCACTGTTTCCCAAATGGATCCTTGTTATATCTTGTTATTTATCCTGTTCTTTATTTTCTGTGCCATGTCCCGTTGTCCACAGCCCACATCTGATAAGAGCTATATCtctgtgtcccaaaatggcacctcATTCCccaaaggactctggtcaaaaagtagtgtgcactataaagggaattagGTTCCACTTGGGACGCGTTCATGAATGAATCTATGGTATAACGAAGGCCTGTAGGGCTTCTGTAATCCTCTGAGAAATGGCTgggacatactgtacataaaccCATACTGTTGTAGCCTAGGTTGGTATTATACGTTTATTCTGAAACTATGTCAATATTACTGACAGTGCCATTTTTAAGACTTTTATTGTGAAGCACTTCCTTATTCCCAGAaggcacctgtgtgtgtgtgtccagaggggaagaggagggtgtTGATGGGATTCCTACTAGACTGTGTCCTTGTGATTAGAGAACTAATACAAGATAATGTACTTCACCTGCTGGAACCGATTTATTCTAAAGAGCTACAAGTCCTCCGGAAGAGACTGATGATACAATCCACCACACAGAAATGAAGGTTACAGACTGGTGGTGATGTGGTTgtggtgatgtgatgatgatgtggtggtggtgatgtgatgatgatgtggtggtggtgatgtgatgatgatgtggtggtggtgatgtgatgatgatgtggtggtggtgatgtgatgatgatgtggtggtggtgatgtgatgatgatgtggtggtggtgatgtgatgatgatgtggtggtggtgatgtgatgatgatgtggtggtggtgatgtgatgatgatggtggtggtggtgatgtggtggtgatgtggtggtggtgatgtgatgatgatgtggtggtggtgatgtggtggtgatgtggtggtggtgatgtggtggtgatgtggtgatgtggtggtggtgatgtggtggtggtgatgtggtggtgatgtggtgatgtggtggtgatgtgatgatgtggtggtgatgtgatgatgtggtggtgatgtgatgatgtggtggtgatgtggtgatgtggtggtggtgatgtggtggtgatgtggtggtgatgtggtgatgtggtggtgatgtggtgatgtggtggtggtgatgtggtggtggtgatgtggtggtgatgtgatgatgatgtggtgatgtggtggtgatgtggtgatgtggtggtgatgtggtgatgtggtggtggtgatgtggtggtgatgtggtggtggtgatgtggtggtgatgtgatgatgatgtggtggtggtgatgtggtggtgatgtggtgatgtggtggtgatgtggtggtgatgtggtggtgatgtgatgatgtggtggtgatgtggtgatgtggtggtgatgtgatgatgatgtggtggtggtgatgtggtgatgtggtggtggtggtgatgtggtgatgtggtggtgatgtggtggtgatgatgtggtggtgatgtggtggtggtgatgtggtggtgatgtggtgcttggtgatgtggtggtgatgtggtggtggtgatgtggtggtgatgtggtgattggtgatgtggtgatgtggtggtgatgtgatggtgatgtggtgcttggtgatgtggtggtgatgtggtgcttggtgatgtgatggtgatgtggtggtgatgtggtgcttggcgatgtggtgcttggtgacggtggtggtggtgtggtgcttggtgatgtggtgcttggtgatgtggtggtgatgtggtgcttggtgatgtggtggtgatgtggtgcttggtgatgtgttggtgatgtggtgcttggtgatgtggtggtgatgtgttgCTTGGTGATGTGTTGCTTGGTGATGCtgtgcttggtgatgtggtgcttggtgatgtgaTGCTTGGTGACggtggtgcttggtgatgtggtgcttggtgatgcGGTGCTTGGTGATGTGTTGCTTGGTGATGCGGTGCTTagtgatgtggtgcttggtgatgtggtggtgatgttgtgcttggtgatgtggtggtgatgtggtgcttggtgatgtggtggtgatgttgtgcttggtgatgtggtggtgatgtggtgcttggtgatgtggtgcttggtgatgtggtgcttggtgacagtggtggtgatgtggtgcttggtgatgtggtgcttggtgacggtggtggtgatgtggtgcttggtgatgtggtgcttggtgacggtggtggtgatgtggtgcttggtgatgtggtgcttggtgacggtggtggtgatgtggtgcttggtgatgtggtgcttggtgatgtggtggtgatgtgttgCTTGGTAATGTGTTGCTTGGTGATGCAatgcttggtgatgtggtgcttggtgatgtggtgcttggtgacggtggtgcttggtgatgtggtggtgatgtggtgcttggtgatgtggtgcttggtgatgtggtggtgatgtggtgcttggtgatgtggtgcttggtgatgcGGTGCTTGGTGATGTGTTGCTTGGTGATGCGGTGCTTagtgatgtggtgcttggtgacGGTGGTGCTTGGTGATATtttggtgatgtggtgcttggtgatgtggtgcttggtgatgtgttgcttggtgatgtggtgcttggtgatgtgttgctcggtgatgtggtgcttggtgatgtggtgcttggtgatgtgttGCTTGGTGatggtgatgtggtgcttggtgatgtgttgctcggtgatgtggtgcttggtgatgtggtgcttggtgatctgttgcttggtgatgtggtgcttggtgatgtgttGCTTGGTGATGcggtgcttggtgatgtggtggtgatgcGGTGCTTGGTgacggtggtggtgatgtggtgcttggtgatgtggtgcttggtgatgtggtgcttggtgatgtggtggtgatgcGGTGCTTGatgatgtggtgcttggtgatgtggtgcttggtgatgtggtggtgatgtggtgcttggtgatgtggtgcttggtgatgtggtggtgatgtggtgcttggtgatgtggtgcttggtgatgtgaTGGTGATGCGGTGCTTGatgatgtggtgcttggtgatgtggtgcttggtgatgtgttGCTTGGTGATGCGGTGCTTGGTGATGCagtgcttggtgatgtggtgcttggtgatgtggtgcttggtgatgtggtgcttggtgatgtggtgcttggtgatgcGGTGCTTGGTGATGTGTTGCTTGGTGATGTGTTGCTTGGTGATGTGTTGCTTGGTGATGTGttgcttggtgatgtggtgcttggtgatgcggtgcttggtgatgtggtgcctagtgatgtggtgcttggtgatgtggtgcttggtgatgtggtgcttggtgatgtggtgcttggtgatgtggtgcttggtgatgcGTTGCTTGGTGATGCGTTGCTTGGTGATGCAttgcttggtgatgtggtgcttggtgatgtggtgcttggtgatgtggtgcttggtgatgtggtgcttggtgatgcgttgcttggtgatgtggtgcttggtgatgtggtgcttggtgatgtggtgcttggtgatgtggtgctcggtgatgtggtgcttggtgatgtggtgctcGGTGATGTGGTGCTCGGTGATGGGGTGCTTGGTGATGTGTTGCTTGGTGATGCGGTGCTCGGTGATGTGGTGCTCGGTGATGgggtgcttggtgatgtggtgcttggtgatgcGTTGCTTGGTGATGGGGTGCTTGGTGATGCGTTtcttggtgatgtggtgcttggttatgtggtgcttggtgatgtggtgcttggtgatggGGTGCTCGGTGATGTGGTGCTcggtgatgtggtgcttggtgatggGGTGCTTGGTGATGCGTTGCTTGGTGATGgggtgcttggtgatgtggtgcttggtgatggGGTGCTCGGTGATGTGGTGCTCGGTGATGTGGTGCTCGGTGATGgggtgcttggtgatgtggtgcttggtgatggggtgcttggtgatgtggtgctcGGTGATGGGGTGCTTGGTGATGGGGTGCTTGGTGATGCGTTGCTTGGTGATGCTAGGTTGCTAGTTACAATCCACAATCCAGAAAGTAAGTTTACACTGTCATACAGTGGGGACCTGTAGACTGAGAAATGACTGGGACAAATACACCCTACTGTCATACAGTGGGGACCTGTAGTCTGAGAAATGACTGGGACAAATACACCCTACTGTCATACAGTGGGGACCTGTAGACTGAGAAATGACTGGGACAAATACACCCTACTGTCATACAGTGGGGACCTGTAGACTGAGAAATGACTGGGACAAATACACCCTACTGTCATACAGTGGGGACCTGTAGACTGAGAAATGACTGGGACAAATACACCCTACTGTCATACAGTGGGGACCTGTAGTCTGAGAAATGACTGGGACAAATACACCCTACTGTCATACAGTGGGGACCTGTAGACTGAGAAATGACTGGGACAAATACACCCTACTGTCATACAGTGGGGACCTGTAGTCTGAGAAATGACTGGGACAAATACACCCTACTGTCATACAGTGGGGACCTGTAGTCTGAGAAATGACTGGGACAAATACACCCTACTGTCATACAGTGGGGACCTGTAGTCTGAGAAATGACTGGGACAAATACACCCTACTGTCATACAGTGGGGACCTGTAGTCTGAGAAATGACTGGGACAAATACACCCTACTGTCATACAGTGGGGACCTGTAGACTGAGAAATGACTGGGACAGTGGTTGCCATGAGATGTGGATACTGATGAAGTTCAGTCTACTGTCCAAGTAGTGTTGACAGCCAGACTGGGAGGACCTCTAGTGGTAGGAAAGAGTAACTGGTGTTGTTGTTAGTAGTGGACAGAAGGTGGCGCTGTTCATTTGATTTGTACTTTGTCTTTGCTCACTATTGAAGTTGCCACTGTGTTATTGCTCTGATGGGAAGCTTGTTTTCTCATCCTCTGAGCTCATGTATGATAGCTTGGTGTAAACCTGGTCTCTACTCATCCTCTTCAGTTAATAGATAGCTTGGTGTAAACCTGGTCTCTACTCATCCTCTTCAGTTAATAGATAGCTTGGTGTAAACCTGGTCTCTACTCATCCTCTTCAGTTAATAGATAGCTTGGTGTAAACCTGGTCTCTACTCATCCTCTTCAGTTAATAGATAGCTTGGTGTAAACCTGGTTTCTACTCATTCTCTTCAGTTAATAGATAGCTTGGTGTAAACCTGGTCTCTACTCATCCTCTTCAGTTAATAGATAGCTTGGTGTAAACCTGGTCTCTACTCATCCTCTTCAGTTAATAGATAGCTTGGTGTAAACCTGGTCTCTACTCATCCTCTTCAGTTAATAGATAGCTTGGTGTAAACCTGGTCTCTACTCATCCTCTTCAGTTAATAGATAGCTTGGTGTAAACCTGGTCTCTACTCATCCTCTTCAGTTAATAGATAGCTTGGTGTAAACCTGGTCTCTACTCATCCTCTTCAGTTAATAGATAGCTTGGTGTAAACCTGGTTTCTACTCATTCTCTTCAGTTAATAGATAGCTTGGTGTAAACCTGGTCTCTACTCATCCTCTTCAGTTAATAGATAGCTTGGTGTAAACCTGGTCTCTACTCATCCTCTTCAGTTAATAGATAGCTTGGTGTAAACCTGGTCTCTACTCATCCTCTTCAGTTAATAGATAGCTTGGTGTAAACCTGGTCTCTACTCATCCTCTTCAGTTAATAGATAGCTTGGTGTAAACCTGGTCTCTACTCATCCTCTTCAGTTAATAGATAGCTTGGTGTAAACCTGGTCTCTACTCATCCTCTTCAGTTAATAGATAGCTTGGTGTAAACCTGGTCTCTACTCATCCTCTTCAGTTAATAGATAGCTTGGTGTAAACCTGGTCTCTACTCATCCTCTTCAGTTAATAGATAAAGCTTGGTGTAAACCTGGTCTCTACTCATCCTCTTCAGTTAATAGATAGCTTGGTGTAAACCTGGTCTCTACTCATCCTCTTCAGTTAATAGATAGCTTGGTGTAAACCTGGTCTCTACTCATCCTCTTCAGTTAATAGATAGCTTGGTGTAAACCTGGTCTCTACTCATCCTCTTCAGTTACTCATCCTCTTCAGTTAATTGATAGCTTGGTGTAAACCTGGTCTCTACTCATCCTCTTCAGTTAATAGATAGCTTGGTGTAAACCTGGTCTCTACTCATCCTCTTCAGTTAATAGATAGCTTGGTGTAAACCTGGTCTCTACTCATCCTCTTCAGTAATAGATAGCTTGGTGTAAACCTGGTCTCTACTCATCCTCTTCAGTTAATAGATAGCTTGGTGTAAACCTGGTCTCTACTCATCTTCTTCAGTTAATTGATAGAAGACAAAATACAAGTTTCAATTTATGAAGGCGTGAAATCATAAATACAGCAGACATATTTATGACAGCAGAAATGTACAGTGTCTAAGACGAAACAGATTTTATGTAAATATATTACATTACATCGTGAAAAATATAGACCATGGACGACTAGACTGAAATGTAACTGAAGACATGAGACACAAACATTCTGCCCACAGCAAAGGACATTTTGAGTCTGGGGTCCAACACACAGCAAAGCCCATTATAACACGTTATCAAGCTCAAAAAAGCAGGTCTGTTTACTCTCGTACAGCAATTACATAATGACATGGTTTCCTTTACACACAGCAATAAGATATTTACAACATCCTGTTACACACATCAGTTTGTTCGCTTTCAGGCATGTTCACTTGCGGTGTGTCTCAGTGCAGTTTAAACTCAGCGTCCATTTTGTTTTTCCGTGTATTAGTTCTTGAACATGTCACACAGAAGTTTCTCCATGGGGGTGTTGCCGATGGTCCTGTGGAAGAAGAGGAGCTCGATCCGCTCAGAGCTGACGAAACGCAGAGAGGGCAACAACAGGAGGAGCTTCCCAaatctacacagagagacagagagggtggtgAGTTATACGTTTTGAATTTACAGCAAAGAGAGATTCCATCAAAGTCCTGAAGTGTCTGAAAACAGAAAAATAAAAACTGATTCCAATTCTGTTAGCAGCTATCAAAACAATATCAAGATCAAGTCATTTACAGATCCATAACAGTGAAATTTGATTTCACAGGCCATTTTAACATCCTCTCATTCTTCAGGTTAGTAGCTAGATATACATACAGTGGAATCCAGATCCATGTGGATAAAAGGGAGGGAGGTTGTGTAGGGAGGTCAGGGAGGTTGTTTAGGGAGGTCAGTGAGGTTGTGTAAGGAGGTCAGGAGGCTGTGTAGGGAGGTTGTGTCGGGAGATTgtgtagggaggtagggaggtcaGGGAGGCTGTGTCAGGGAGGCTGTGTAGGGAGGTCAgggaggtgtagggagggaggTTGTAGGGAGGTCAGGAGCTTGTCAGGGAGGCTTGTCAGGGACAGGAGGCTGTCAGGGAGGTCAGGAGGTTGTgcaggagtcagggagggaggctgTGTAGGGAGGTCAGGGAGGTTGTGCAGGGAGGCTTGTAGGGAGGTCAGGGAGGCTGTGTAGGGAGGTCAGGAGGTTGTGCAGGGAGGCTGTCAGGGAGGTCAGGAGGTTGTGTAGGGAGGTCAGGAGGCTGTCAGGGAGGTTGTGCGGGATGGAGGGAGGTCAGGGAGGTTGTGCATGGAGATCAGGGAGGTTGTGCAGGGAGATCAGGGAGGTTGTACAGGGAGATCAGGGAGGTTGTGCAGGGAGATCAGGAGGTTGTGCAGGAGATCAGGGAGGTTGTGCAGGGAGATCAGGGAGGTTGTACAGGGAGATCAGGGAGGTTGTGCAGGAGATCAGGGAGGTTGTGCAGGGAGATCAGGGAGGTTGTGCAGTGAGATCAGGGAGGTTATACAGGGAGGTCGTAGTAGTCCTACCTGGCAGGCTGACTGGAGTAATGTGATCTGATGTGTTGTCCCAACATCACCTGGGACTGATCCTGTAGGTTCTCGACCTGCTCCGGGTCCTTCAGACCTCGGGTCTCTATGACaacaaagagaagaagaaggaaagaTCAGTCAAACAGGCCTAGTCTCACGTCTCATCCACATGTCCAGATGGAATCTGGGGAAGTAGAATTTACAGCCCCAGAAACAGAAAGCCCTAATGCAGATCAAACGAAAACATGTATCTCATTACATTCAGCTCTGGTCACAAAAACATCACCACAGATTACATCTGGCCATTCTTATTGCAAAGAAATGACACCATAGCAACAAAAATCACAAACCAACATCCCCTGACCACCCCCAGGCACTCACCTGGTTTGAAGAGGACGATGGCCTTGAGGCAGGCAAACTCAGTGGGGTCTACGACCAGGGCTTTGAACCTACTGAAGACCTCCTGGAGCAGACGCAGGTCCACGCTGGTGTAGGATGTCTTGCTCTGCATGGTTGGTGGGGACAGGTCGGGGAGGGACAGCAGAGGACAGCTGTCCAGGGGGAGAGACCACTGGATGGCACACAGCAGGAAGAGTTCAGACCACGCCTCCTCCAGCAGGATTACCTGGAGGGGAACAAGGAAGTCAGATCAGTGGGGGTCGCACAAGGTTAGAGGTCAAGGGTGACAAGTCATAAACATGACATCACAAACTATGCAGAAAAATGTTTTGGAAGCAGTTCAACTGTCTCTAAACAGATGGAAGTTGTATCAAACTATTCTTTGCaccgtaaaaaaaaatgtttggctTGTTTACCCGTTTGAGCTATACGAAAGCGTTCATATTGACTACCTATTAGTTACCAAACAATGTTGTGATATATTTaatcttcgggatcggtgtcccttccatgggagcatgaggttgagctaccGAAGGCTAGCATGAGGTTGATTAGCTAATGTGattgaggttgtaagtaacaagaacatttcccaggacatagacatatctgatatttgcagaaagcttaaattcttgttaatctaaatgcactgtccaatttacagtagctattacagtgaaagaataccatgctattgtttgaggagagtgcacagttgtGAACATGCAACGTTATTAATAagcaaattaggcacatttgggcagtcttgatacaaaagtttgaacataaatgcaatggttcattggatcagtctaaaacgttgcacatacactgctgccatctagtggccaaaatctgaatatcacctgggctggaataatacattatgaccTTTCACTTGCattggtaaaaaaatataaaatacaaaagaacggttgtttatttctttgtattttcttttaccagatctaatgtgttatattctcctacattcctttaacatttccataaacttcaaagtgtttcctttcaattgctaccaataatatgcatatccttgcttcagggcctgagctacctgcagttagatttgggtatgtcatttagggAAAAAATTGAAGGGAAAAAAACATCTAATCTTTAAGAGGTATTAATAAGCAGTTCATACTGTAAGTAAACCCTATCATAGTATCCCGTCTATACCTGGTCTCTGAATGGGAGATTGGAGAACACTGGCAGGTTCTTGGCCCATTTAACAGACATGAAGAGGAGCCGGGCTGACGTCTCGTACACATTCTCTGTACTGGAAGGGTACAGGGACAAGTGGTAGTCTGAGGACTCCCTCTCTGGCTCGTTACTGGTCACATCTATGTTCTCATCAACTGTGGAAGAAGGGGAATTATTACAATACACATCAGATAAAAGCCTGGAGATTATGTCAACTGTAGAGAGAGATATTGTGAATACTCGAGAAAGAAAGATTAagaagtggagaaagagagaaagaaataaagaaagagagagagagacagagaaataaagaaagagagagagagaaagagagagagagaaagagagagagagaaagagagagagagagagagagagagaaagagagagagagaaagagagagaaagaaagaaataaagaaataaagagagagaaataaagagagagagaaataaagagagagagagagagacagaaataaagagagagagagagaaagagagagagagagagaaagagagagaaataaagagagagagaaataaagagagagaaaagagagagagaaataaagagagagagagagagagagggagagagagagagaaataaagagagagagaaagagagagagagagagaaagagagaaagagagagagagagagaaataaagagagagagagagaaaagagagagagagaaagagagagagagaaataaagagagagagaaataaagaagagagaaataaagagagagagaaagagagagagagagagacagaaataaagaaagagacagagagagagagagagagagagagagagagagagaaataaagagagagagaaagagagagagagagagagaaagagagagagagagagagagagagaaagagagagagagaaagaaataaagaaagagagagagacagaaataaagaaagagagagacagagagaaataaagagagagagagacagagagaaataaagagagagagagacacagagaaataaagagagagagagacagagagaaataaagagagagagagacacagagaaataaagagagagagaaagagagagagagagagagagagagagagagagagagagagagaaagagagagacagagacaagagagagagatagagagacagagacagagagagagagagagagagagagagaaaaagagagagaaagaaataaagaaagagagagagacagaaataaagagatttcagagaagaagagagagagagagagagagagagagagagagaaagagaagaaagagagagagagagagacagagatagagagagagagagagagagagagaaagagagagagagaaagaaataaagaaagagagagagaccagaaataaagggagagaaagagagagacagaaagaaagaagacaagagagagagagagagagagaaagaaaagagagaaagaaataaagaaagagagagacagaaataaagaaagagagagagagacagagacagagagagagagagagagagagagaagagagagagagagagagagcgagagcgagagagagagaaataaaagagagagaggagagagaaacagaggaaaacCAACAAACAGCCATAATAAAGCCCTCCTCACCATCCTCAGGCTCCAGTTTAGCGCAGGTCTCAGCGGTCATGAGGCTGACCATGAAGCGGTGGTTGTTCTGTGGGCTGGGGGGTGCACAGCGCTGCGGTGGGGCAGACGACGAGCTGATTGAGGTGGAGGTGATGTGAGGTCGGGTGATCACTGAGCAGGAAGTAGAAGAGGAAGTGGGATCCCGTGTGGTGGACAGATGCTCCTTGTCTGTGTCCACGTCGATGGAGTCCAGACGCACCTGAGACGTGCTGCGGGGCTGACGCTCGTTCTGGACAGCTGGGGGAGGGAATTAAGACACAGTTCAGACTCCTGACACATCTTTACACTTCACTGTCCAAGGAGACAGACTACCTCAACAAACATATCCCAACTCTAACTTGaatctatatcatcgactgcatccttatgtaatacatgtatcactagccactttaactatgccacttggtttacatacttatctcatatgtatatactgggtagtttgatatcatctactgtatcttgcctatgctgctctgtaccatcactcattcatatatccttatgtacatattctttatccccttacactgtgtataagacagtagtttttttttggaattgttagttagattacttgctcgttattactagCATtgtgggaactagaagcacaagtgcATTTCTCTCACTCATTAACAGGTAGTCTAACTATCAGtgggtatgtgacaaataaaatttgatttgatttgatttgatttgatttgaattatacAAACTTTCACATTTATTCATACTGAAAAAAAAAAACCAGATTATTATCTTTGacatgaaataaatacatttcactgACTCACCATCTTTGTTCATGCCCGCCTGGAGGCACTTCTTCAGCCGACAGGCTTGGCACTGGTAGTTTACGATGGGCCTTATCCACTGGGCACATGCCCGTACCAGCCTGACACCTGTTGGGATGAGGAAAACATATTTTACAGTGACAAAATAAACTATTCTAGAGATTTAAACATCAACCAAGAAGTCTGGTTCAACCTTAAATATATTAAACTCacaaatagtattttttttttaattaaaa of the Oncorhynchus tshawytscha isolate Ot180627B unplaced genomic scaffold, Otsh_v2.0 Un_contig_4866_pilon_pilon, whole genome shotgun sequence genome contains:
- the LOC121845857 gene encoding putative mediator of RNA polymerase II transcription subunit 9, which encodes RSPSTTSPSTTSPSNTSPSTTSPSPISSGGLETETETETETETETET
- the LOC121845867 gene encoding LOW QUALITY PROTEIN: photoreceptor-specific nuclear receptor-like (The sequence of the model RefSeq protein was modified relative to this genomic sequence to represent the inferred CDS: deleted 1 base in 1 codon), which gives rise to MEEHLSNIHPSSSPSDSSGSSGTDCDSRGAKSPAPGKALSPALLCKVCGDTSSGKHYGIYACNGCSGFFKRSVRRRLIYRCQAGTGMCPVDKAHRKLQCQACRLKKCLQAGMNKDAVQNERQPRSTSQVRLDSIDVDTDKEHLSTTRDPTSSSTSCSVITRPHITSTSISSSSAPPQRCAPPSPQNNHRFMVSLMTAETCAKLEPEDVDENIDVTSNEPERESSDYHLSLYPSSTENVYETSARLLFMSVKWAKNLPVFSNLPFRDQVILLEEAWSELFLLCAIQWSLPLDSCPLLSLPDLSPPTMQSKTSYTSVDLRLLQEVFSRFKALVVDPTEFACLKAIVLFKPETRGLKDPEQVENLQDQSQVMLGQHIRSHYSSQPARFGKLLLLLPSLRFVSSERIELLFFHRTIGNTPMEKLLCDMFKN